From the candidate division KSB1 bacterium genome, one window contains:
- a CDS encoding O-antigen ligase family protein: protein MSTLLRQEYLSRSYPLMVVLVSVLMALTVAQFSAGIAAGLVLGSILAVLGLVHYEVLVHGLIVLLPLQSSLPYSYQALQTFNLFNALAAAMFGTWFVNAMLQRRRLLHGSVMNLALLLFCLLCLAALLQTASVAGSAYMTEQLNPLKRWLSPMLLFFPIANAGFSRPAIKRLVTSVVLMTMVVTLWTLKDLVTLGWGNISEENRIGGPFGFGGENDLAAFFVYYPVLVLTLGLHQRQPERRLFLLGLFGLAMICLLLLLSRGAYLGMLVVLAFVALVRYRWMIPPLVLAVAFYQFWAPGAVQERMESTRLQTANESVGGRVPAPYESERHLETSSALRWRIWRGAVRIIESHPVTGIGYNTFSMAIPAYANIERNMDAHNMFLRVGAEMGVFGLLGFLLLLFVPFATMLRVYRTTADRFLRGWMLGGMASIPGIMVVNFFGSRFVREELVGLHWVLVALTYAYVYLRRRRLAQRAAAHAPVFMPVTVAVRGGHAPAS, encoded by the coding sequence ATGAGTACATTGTTGCGACAGGAATATCTCAGCCGGTCCTATCCACTCATGGTGGTGCTCGTTTCCGTGCTGATGGCGCTCACGGTGGCACAGTTTTCCGCGGGCATTGCCGCCGGTCTGGTGCTGGGCAGCATTCTCGCCGTGCTGGGCCTGGTGCATTACGAGGTGCTGGTTCACGGCCTGATTGTGCTCCTGCCGCTGCAATCCTCCCTGCCCTACAGCTACCAGGCCTTGCAGACATTCAATCTCTTCAATGCCCTGGCCGCGGCGATGTTCGGCACCTGGTTCGTCAATGCCATGCTGCAACGCCGGCGCCTGTTGCACGGCAGTGTCATGAATTTGGCGCTGCTGCTGTTCTGCCTGCTCTGTCTGGCGGCGCTGTTGCAGACGGCCAGCGTGGCCGGCAGCGCTTACATGACGGAACAGCTCAACCCGCTCAAGCGCTGGCTCAGCCCCATGCTGCTGTTCTTTCCGATCGCCAATGCCGGTTTTAGCCGCCCGGCCATCAAGCGGCTGGTGACGTCGGTGGTGCTGATGACCATGGTGGTCACCCTGTGGACACTCAAAGATCTGGTGACTCTGGGGTGGGGGAATATTTCCGAGGAAAACCGCATTGGCGGGCCCTTCGGTTTCGGCGGCGAAAATGATCTGGCCGCCTTCTTTGTTTACTACCCGGTGCTGGTGCTCACTCTGGGCTTGCACCAAAGGCAGCCGGAACGCCGCCTCTTCCTGCTCGGCCTGTTTGGCCTGGCAATGATCTGCCTGCTGCTGCTGCTCTCGCGCGGCGCGTATCTCGGCATGCTGGTGGTGCTGGCGTTCGTGGCGTTGGTGCGCTACCGCTGGATGATTCCACCGCTGGTGCTGGCCGTGGCGTTTTATCAATTTTGGGCACCGGGAGCGGTGCAGGAACGCATGGAAAGCACACGCCTGCAAACCGCCAACGAGTCCGTGGGCGGCCGCGTGCCGGCGCCCTACGAGTCGGAACGCCACCTCGAGACCAGCTCGGCCTTGCGCTGGCGCATCTGGCGCGGTGCGGTGCGCATCATCGAGAGCCATCCGGTCACCGGCATCGGCTACAACACCTTCAGCATGGCCATCCCCGCCTATGCCAATATCGAGCGCAACATGGATGCCCACAACATGTTCCTGCGCGTGGGCGCGGAGATGGGTGTATTCGGCCTGCTCGGTTTTCTGCTGCTTCTGTTCGTGCCGTTCGCGACGATGCTGCGCGTCTATCGCACCACCGCCGACCGCTTTCTGCGTGGCTGGATGCTGGGCGGGATGGCAAGCATACCGGGCATCATGGTGGTCAACTTCTTCGGCTCCCGCTTTGTGCGGGAGGAGTTGGTGGGGTTGCATTGGGTGCTGGTGGCGCTCACCTATGCGTATGTCTATCTGCGCCGGCGCCGGCTGGCGCAGCGCGCCGCAGCCCATGCGCCCGTTTTCATGCCGGTGACCGTTGCGGTCCGCGGCGGCCATGCCCCGGCTTCATGA
- a CDS encoding P-loop NTPase: MDFDRLQLQEHWHIIFKHRKTVLLAVAALVLPLLVLLLFSKPQYHASIALSVTDDAVTSLLSSDIDVSPDLTVGNYMDILTSQSFAARVIRAVAQNMPQSSWAVKIRNARGDSSAVAQAQRDAMIYLLEHMQTDHRGGNVIRVTVASGDPEEAYQLVKTIGEEFRRQHLETIQQRIDALHDFYGDRLRQTYQRVVEAEERLAEFQRARGIATRTREADRISERIEGFENQIVDLISQRELLAERRRTLEQQIAQLREKAPALATMESQIPRIEELKRRLVNLQSQMLALTALYTDRHPKVQSLKRDIDATLQELRSFAGTPSPDSIKPSDPAIIWHDLYVENLLAEVEYNNVVSKIATLQKLANEYRNRIFEQPPEEQQELLKLQREVTVAQDAHQAMLRTNEKIQSLEAEKVLNVSIIEPAQRPLRPVPRRRPFKMIMGTIISVILGVGLAYLREAIDRSVKRAEEVEKKLGVPVLGHIVDASPSRRHSANLADKLVLLEEPGSDLAENFRALRVNTDLALAEGRGCQIVMVTSPGVGEGKSTIAVNLAASYTLFGKRTLLLDADLYHPTMHLRLGVPHDAGLSNWLAGEIRLESMRNSLTLNGAALDFITTGTRPVTFQKLSISSKMQDLFASLREQYEVIIIDAPPLLPISDPLLLVAEVDLILLALEVGRTPMAAAQQAVTLLRRAKVRALGAVLNRLRLEEQYGPDRYLPSYLMGRQTLLPERTKTSAA, translated from the coding sequence ATGGATTTCGACAGACTCCAACTGCAGGAGCACTGGCACATCATCTTCAAGCACCGCAAAACCGTGCTGCTGGCCGTGGCGGCGCTGGTGCTTCCGCTGCTGGTTTTGCTGCTGTTCAGCAAACCGCAGTATCATGCGTCCATTGCGCTGTCGGTCACGGATGATGCCGTCACCAGCCTGCTCAGCTCGGATATCGATGTCAGCCCCGACCTGACCGTCGGGAACTACATGGATATTCTCACCAGCCAGAGCTTCGCCGCGCGCGTCATCCGTGCCGTGGCGCAAAACATGCCACAGTCCTCCTGGGCGGTGAAGATCCGAAATGCCCGCGGCGATTCCAGCGCGGTTGCCCAAGCGCAACGCGACGCGATGATCTATCTGCTGGAGCACATGCAGACCGATCATCGCGGTGGCAACGTCATCCGCGTCACCGTCGCCTCCGGCGATCCCGAAGAGGCCTATCAACTGGTGAAGACCATCGGGGAGGAGTTCCGCCGGCAGCATCTCGAAACGATTCAGCAGCGCATCGACGCGCTGCATGACTTCTACGGCGACCGCCTGCGCCAGACCTACCAGCGCGTGGTGGAGGCGGAGGAGCGGCTGGCCGAGTTTCAACGCGCCCGCGGCATCGCCACCCGAACGCGCGAGGCGGACCGCATCAGCGAGCGCATCGAGGGTTTCGAGAATCAGATCGTCGATCTCATCAGCCAGCGCGAATTGCTTGCCGAACGGCGGCGCACCCTCGAGCAACAAATCGCCCAGCTCCGGGAAAAAGCGCCGGCGCTGGCCACCATGGAATCGCAGATTCCCCGCATCGAGGAGCTGAAACGCCGGCTGGTGAACCTGCAAAGCCAGATGCTGGCGCTCACGGCACTCTACACCGACAGGCATCCCAAGGTGCAAAGCCTGAAACGGGACATCGACGCGACCCTGCAGGAGCTGCGCAGCTTTGCCGGCACCCCCTCGCCGGATTCCATCAAACCGAGCGATCCCGCCATCATCTGGCATGATCTCTACGTCGAAAACCTGCTGGCAGAGGTGGAATACAACAACGTGGTCAGCAAAATCGCGACCCTGCAAAAGCTGGCGAACGAGTATCGCAACCGCATTTTCGAGCAGCCGCCGGAGGAACAGCAGGAATTGCTGAAGCTGCAGCGCGAGGTGACCGTGGCGCAGGACGCGCATCAGGCCATGCTGCGCACCAACGAGAAAATCCAAAGCCTGGAGGCGGAGAAGGTACTCAATGTCAGCATCATTGAGCCGGCGCAACGGCCGCTGAGGCCGGTGCCGCGGCGGCGGCCCTTCAAGATGATCATGGGTACGATCATCAGCGTGATTTTGGGCGTGGGGCTGGCTTATCTGCGCGAAGCCATCGACCGCTCGGTGAAGAGGGCGGAGGAGGTCGAAAAGAAGCTGGGGGTGCCGGTGCTGGGCCACATCGTGGACGCCAGCCCCTCGCGCCGCCACAGCGCCAATCTCGCCGACAAGCTGGTGCTGCTGGAAGAGCCGGGGTCGGATCTGGCGGAAAATTTCCGCGCGCTGCGCGTCAACACCGATCTGGCGCTGGCCGAGGGCCGGGGCTGCCAGATCGTGATGGTGACCAGCCCGGGCGTGGGCGAGGGGAAATCCACCATTGCCGTCAACCTGGCCGCGAGCTACACCCTCTTCGGCAAACGCACCCTGCTGCTCGATGCCGACCTGTATCATCCCACCATGCACCTGCGCCTGGGTGTGCCGCACGATGCCGGTTTGTCCAACTGGCTGGCGGGTGAAATCCGGCTGGAGAGCATGCGCAACAGCCTGACGCTGAACGGTGCGGCACTCGACTTCATCACCACCGGCACGCGGCCGGTCACTTTTCAGAAGCTGTCGATCAGTTCCAAAATGCAGGACCTGTTCGCCTCGCTGCGCGAGCAATACGAAGTCATCATCATCGATGCACCGCCGCTGCTGCCCATTTCCGACCCGCTGTTGCTCGTCGCCGAGGTCGATTTGATTCTGCTCGCGCTGGAAGTCGGACGCACGCCGATGGCGGCGGCGCAGCAGGCGGTGACCCTGCTGCGCCGGGCGAAAGTACGTGCGCTCGGCGCTGTGCTCAACCGTCTGCGCCTGGAGGAACAGTACGGCCCGGATCGCTATCTCCCCTCTTATCTGATGGGCCGCCAGACCCTGCTGCCGGAACGGACGAAAACGAGCGCGGCATGA
- a CDS encoding sigma 54-interacting transcriptional regulator, producing MLHTLHPSLNQFYNRIARRPDSHLPLLLSGEAGTGKEVLARVIHSAGNFRHTPFTVIPCPLMTEEKLEMALCTAATPLARGSADNDTTEVAVTLFLKHVEASSPALQKRLLRLLQEKSVTHPLTHQTKHLVLRVFASSRKILEQEVAAGHFRQDLFYRLTITAYVLPPLRERKEDLLHFVQHFAACYAAHCQEPVATFSAPALAALQEYDWPGNIRECRRVVWQSLQQNTSRARVIDRIRWVTEENAVNTPQAAGESGADNDRDFADDNLSPPGVPAARPAGRIQAHHAQFR from the coding sequence ATGCTGCATACCCTGCATCCCTCGCTGAACCAGTTCTACAACCGCATAGCACGCCGCCCGGACAGTCATCTGCCACTGCTGCTGAGCGGGGAGGCGGGCACCGGCAAGGAGGTGCTGGCACGCGTCATTCACAGCGCCGGAAATTTTCGGCATACGCCGTTCACGGTGATCCCCTGTCCGCTTATGACAGAGGAAAAATTGGAGATGGCCCTCTGCACCGCTGCCACTCCGCTGGCGCGCGGGTCGGCGGACAATGACACCACCGAGGTCGCGGTGACGCTCTTTCTCAAACATGTCGAGGCCAGCTCACCCGCACTGCAAAAGCGGCTGCTCCGACTGCTGCAGGAAAAGAGCGTGACGCACCCGCTGACGCATCAGACCAAACACCTGGTGCTGCGTGTGTTCGCTTCTTCGCGCAAAATTCTGGAACAGGAGGTGGCCGCCGGTCACTTTCGCCAGGATCTGTTTTACCGGCTCACCATCACCGCATATGTGTTGCCGCCCTTGCGTGAGCGCAAGGAAGACCTTCTGCATTTCGTGCAACATTTTGCGGCGTGCTACGCCGCGCACTGCCAGGAACCGGTCGCCACTTTCAGTGCACCAGCGCTGGCGGCGCTGCAGGAGTATGACTGGCCCGGGAATATCCGGGAATGCCGGCGGGTGGTCTGGCAATCGCTGCAGCAGAACACCTCCAGGGCCAGGGTGATTGATCGAATCAGATGGGTGACGGAGGAGAATGCTGTGAACACCCCACAGGCAGCCGGGGAGTCGGGGGCCGACAATGACCGCGACTTCGCGGACGACAACCTCTCGCCGCCGGGGGTTCCGGCCGCCCGCCCGGCGGGCCGCATTCAGGCGCATCACGCGCAATTCCGCTAA